The following proteins are co-located in the Billgrantia tianxiuensis genome:
- a CDS encoding chromate transporter, whose protein sequence is MTASGKAPLGALFWTFTRIGLLGFGGGPAMIPLVQQEVVKRHAWLSDEEFADILAIGNTLPGPIATKMPGYIGYRVAGTLGCLVAVTAVILPMILAMIALLTVFSRYRDVAWIRGMGQAVVPVVMVMMGQLTLDFWHKSRLALGWIASLALAATSGVLIYFVGIHPGLIIGALLVAALLRPALRRKEATQ, encoded by the coding sequence ATGACGGCTTCCGGCAAGGCACCCCTTGGCGCTCTGTTCTGGACCTTTACCCGCATCGGCCTGCTCGGCTTCGGCGGCGGTCCTGCCATGATACCCCTGGTGCAGCAGGAGGTGGTCAAGCGCCATGCCTGGCTCAGCGACGAGGAGTTCGCCGACATCCTGGCCATCGGCAACACCCTGCCCGGCCCCATCGCCACCAAGATGCCCGGCTATATCGGCTACCGGGTCGCCGGCACGCTCGGTTGCCTGGTCGCCGTGACCGCCGTCATCCTGCCCATGATCTTGGCCATGATCGCCTTGCTCACCGTGTTCAGCCGCTACCGCGACGTGGCCTGGATTCGCGGCATGGGTCAGGCAGTGGTGCCGGTGGTCATGGTGATGATGGGCCAGCTGACATTGGATTTCTGGCACAAGTCGAGGCTCGCCCTGGGCTGGATCGCCAGCCTGGCCCTGGCGGCGACATCGGGCGTGCTGATCTATTTCGTCGGCATCCATCCCGGCCTGATCATCGGCGCACTGCTGGTCGCCGCCCTACTGCGTCCTGCGCTCCGGCGCAAGGAGGCGACCCAGTGA
- a CDS encoding GntR family transcriptional regulator, translating into MGIPRRKEQPTASSRIYDILRQDLVNGRFAAGEKVAISALKERYEVGLSPLREALNRLAAYGLLIQENQRGFRVPSLERGELDDIAEMRRELEGMALERAIRFGDAEWESELLAAAHRLKRADMAPEKVDEWEQFHTRFHRTLVAPCGSVWLLRFIEQLHDQFDRYRRMAPEAPEVRRVLDAQHGELVQLALERDIKAARALMDDHIQRSYEVALRGVTVGVSPPRPG; encoded by the coding sequence ATGGGGATACCCAGACGCAAGGAGCAGCCGACGGCGTCCAGCCGCATCTACGACATCCTGCGACAGGACCTGGTGAATGGCCGTTTTGCCGCTGGGGAAAAGGTCGCCATCAGTGCGCTCAAGGAGCGCTACGAAGTAGGGTTGAGCCCGCTGCGCGAGGCATTGAATCGCCTGGCGGCCTACGGTCTGCTGATTCAGGAGAACCAGCGGGGTTTCCGCGTGCCCAGCTTGGAGCGAGGCGAACTCGACGACATCGCTGAGATGCGACGAGAGCTCGAGGGCATGGCGCTGGAGAGAGCCATTCGTTTCGGCGACGCCGAGTGGGAGTCCGAGTTGCTGGCCGCGGCGCATCGACTGAAGCGAGCCGACATGGCGCCGGAAAAGGTCGATGAGTGGGAGCAGTTCCACACCCGTTTCCACCGTACCCTGGTGGCCCCCTGCGGCTCGGTCTGGCTGCTGCGCTTCATTGAGCAGTTGCACGATCAGTTCGATCGTTATCGACGCATGGCGCCCGAGGCCCCGGAGGTTCGCCGCGTGCTGGATGCCCAGCACGGCGAGCTGGTGCAGCTGGCGCTGGAGCGTGACATCAAGGCCGCACGAGCCTTGATGGACGACCATATCCAGCGCTCCTACGAGGTGGCGCTGCGGGGTGTGACGGTGGGGGTCAGTCCGCCTCGACCAGGCTGA
- a CDS encoding LexA family protein yields MPMPTPSIQYLYRRPNLPIATSWDSVEATDLTEIPLLGDVSAGLPIEACPSGGTIRAPACMVRRNTYALRVRGDSMIDCNIFDGDVIIIERQESAENGETAVVLINQQEVTLKKLYIEKNGVRLQPANENMAPIYLKNSDIQVLGMVMGVVRQQERPELTH; encoded by the coding sequence ATGCCAATGCCAACGCCTTCCATACAGTATCTGTACCGACGCCCCAACCTTCCCATCGCCACCTCCTGGGACAGCGTCGAGGCCACCGATCTCACCGAGATCCCCTTGCTCGGGGACGTCTCGGCGGGCTTGCCGATCGAAGCCTGCCCCAGCGGCGGGACCATCCGCGCTCCCGCCTGCATGGTGCGACGCAACACCTACGCCCTGCGCGTGCGCGGCGACTCGATGATCGACTGCAACATCTTCGATGGCGACGTGATCATCATCGAGCGCCAGGAAAGCGCCGAGAACGGCGAGACCGCCGTGGTGCTGATCAATCAGCAGGAGGTCACGTTGAAGAAGCTCTATATCGAGAAGAACGGCGTGCGCCTGCAGCCGGCCAACGAGAACATGGCGCCGATCTACCTCAAGAACAGCGACATCCAGGTGCTCGGCATGGTCATGGGCGTGGTGCGTCAGCAGGAACGTCCCGAGCTGACCCACTGA